Below is a genomic region from Microbulbifer sp. ALW1.
ACGATAAAGCATCACTTCATGGATATCGAGGGCTTCAGCCACGTGCTTGGCTAGAACACCAGAAATTTCGGTTAGAGAGACTGCTGTCGCTTTGAAATCATCGTCGTAGCGGTTGTAGTGCTTTCTGCGTGCCATTTGACACCTCCACGTCAGTTAGATGGAGGTGTGTGCAAAAGCGGGTTAGGTTCCGAGCCTTACTGCCTGGCTTTGTTAAGCATGCGATGGTCGAATATATAGCTGCATGATTTTTTTCTGCAGAGTAAGTACGATAAAGACAGCCACAAGTGGCCACCATGAATCAGTGAAGAAACTAAAACCAATAAACATGAATACCAGCGAAAGTACTATGCCAGCGGCCGCCCGCTCTCCTTGAACTCTGTAATCCACTTGGCACCTTGGGCAAACCGTGTAGACAAATTTTACCGTTTTATTCCAGGTACTTTCTTCTGGCACAGGAATTTCAGTCCTAGATTCTTCTAGAGAAATACACTGCTTGCAATTTGGGCAATTTAGTTTTGTCTTGAACATGCTTAACGCCTCAAACACCGGCTTGGTGAAGTTGGCGGCTTTTTTGCGCAAGCGAAAAAGGTGACAGCTTTACCAAGTCCGCGTGCTTTGACTTGTTAGGCATCTTCGTCTCCGACTAGATTAGCTATAAAATTGCTGAAAGAATCTGATAGTAATGATATAGATTTTTCACTATCAGACTCCTCGTGATCCCAAAAATATATTTTTCCGGTGTATTCAACGCTGATACCAATACAAAAATGATTTCCTCCGGGATCGCTTGCAAAAGGAAGAATACCCTCTGGCAAGTAATCTTTTAATCCATCTGCGACAGAATCTAACCGAGCATACGTTGGCCCATTATGTAGGCCTAGCGAGTCATTCCAGACTTCAGATGGCTCTGACGACCCAGGCCAACAAACGAGATATTTCTCCGGTGAGCCACCGTTATGCTCGATAAGGAAATTTCTATAATCTTCAGGCAGGCGAGCACCAAGGAATTTCTCAAAATTCTCTAAGTCCTCCATGAATAGAGGTCCATGCTTGTTAGATTCTTCGATTTCCATACTCATTCTGCCTAACGCCGCGCTCAGGGGCGGTTTAATTTGTGTAGTTTATGTGCAAACATGGAGCGAAGCGACTGCACATATAGTGCACAAAGTAAGCCGTCCCTTTGCAGCGCCTTGTTAAGCATTGAATCTTGCTACGATAGATTTACATTCGGATAACGAGATTTCCTTTGCCCACGCTATAGTATTTTGTATTTCAGGCTCATGCCGCACCAGAGCTTCTTGAGACCAATACTGTCTAGATGGGCCAATTGGCAAATGATCAGTTTCCGAAGAAATTACAGTAAACGCCAAAAAGTCCTTGTCATTTTCAGGTATACCGACCTCAAACCTTAGGGACGCCAACTCAATAGCGCCCTCTAAGTAATGAATAGTGCCATCGAGCATTCCGCTTGCTACTGCCGCAGAGCGCTTACGCTTTTTCTCGATATACTCTTCGTGGTTCATTTTCATGGATGCTTAAACGCCGTGCGCAGCAGCGGCTTACTTTGTGTGCTTTTTGCACGAAAATGGGAGCGCAGCGACCGTGCAAAATGTGCACAAAGTAAGACGTCAGCTGCCGCGCCTTGTTATGCCTGAAACCAGGCTAAAAACTACTGCAACGGCTAGCCCCACTCCCGCGCCCCAAATGATTTGTATTGCTCCAACATCTGCCTTGGATTCTAACATTGAACCAAAAATGTATAACATGCAGGTAAAAGCTAAGGCACCTGCTATAGCTCCGGCCGTTGAAAGGCCGACCAGGCTCAATGCACCCTTCTTCTCTAGAACCAACAAAAGCGGCACTCCGAGAGCAAAAAAAGCTAAATAACTCGTTATTAAGCTAAGGAGTATTGCCATCAAAAGAGCATTTCCAAATGCTTGGCTCCCTAAGAACAGCGCTGGTAATAGAACCACTAAAAAAGTTGGTACGAGCGGTGCGATCATACTAGCCAAATAGAGACGATTTTTATTCATAGGCATAACGCCGCCGGCAGGGGCAGCTTACCTTATGCGCATTTTGCGCGAAAATGGGAGCAAAGCGACCTGCGCAAAAGGTGCATAAGGTAAGCTGTCCCGCGGAGGGCCGAAGGCCAGGAGCAAATTGCCCGGCCTTGTTATGAGTTTGACTAGGACAGAGCATCAAAAACAATCTCTGAAAAATATTCGTGCGATACCCCCAAGGTAAACGCCCCATACTCAAATTGAGCATTCTCAGACTTCTCTACCCAGAGCCGATCCGCTTTAAGCAGCTCACACAAATTGTCTGTATCACGAACTCCACAAAGATTAGCGCTAGCTGATTCGCCGGAAGAACTAAATTCGAAAGAAACAATGAATGCATCATTTTCACGCTTTACGTGAACTTCATTCACCGTGACATTCATATAGATCTTTCCCAGCTCCATACTCTAGTACTCACATGACTCATAACGCCCACGGCAGGGGCGGCTTACCTTATGCGCGTTTTGCGCGAAAATGGGAGCGAAGCGACCCGCGTAAAACGTGCATAAGGTAAGCCGTCCCGCGGAGGCCCGAAGGGCCGTAGCTTTACTGCCCGTGATTGTTATGTGTTTTTCTGCTCAAGGTAAGAAGTAACTTCATTTAAAACCTCTTGCCCCATAGTTTTACGAACCAGACTATTTAACTCACCACCAAGGAAACCGCCCCAGGACGTGCTGGCGGCGGCAGATGAGTGAGCGACCCTCCCAGACGTGCACCAAACTTTATGATCCGAAGATACGAAAGTTTGATACAGCTCGCCACCGGCAATGTCATTTATCCACTCCCTAAGCTTTATCGGAGCTTCATAAGCTTCTCTTCCCTTAAAGACCACAGGATTTCCTCATGACACATAACGCCGCAATCAGGCGCGGCTTACTTTGTGTGCTTTTTGCACGAAAATAGGAGCGCAGCGACCGTGCAAAAAAGTGCACAAAGTAAGACGTCGGCTGCATTGCTTTGTTATACGTTGCGGTACCCCAGCTTCCCACCGGATAAACGATCTAGCTTCTTTGCGAAACTATGCGAAACCTCAATAACACCCGGGTAGTTTGGCATCTCAATTTTGACCAAGCTGCCTATTAATGCCCGACTCTTGGAAAGCTTTATATCGCAATACTTTGATACGATAGAGAATTTTGGAAAATAACACCTAATGCCAAAATATTCTTCCGAAATTTTATACTCCGTTACGAATGCGTAATTATTTCCATCGAACCACGCAGATCTAAACTTAAGAGTTCTACCACCAATTTTTTCATAGAGCTCGTTGGCTCGGTCATTCTTTACCGAGCGGGCATGCAAAAATATTCCTATTCCGCTGAAAATTACTGCTCCTAGATATAGGAGGTTCAACATTTCTTTATTCATGACTTACGTATAACGCCCGCAGCAGGGGCGACCAATGCTATGCACATTTTGTGCGAAACTGGGAGCGTAGCGACCCGCACAAAATGTGCATAGCGTTGGGCGTCCCGCGGAGGCCCGGAGGGCCGTAGCAAACTGCCTGCGATTGTTAGAAGGCTTCATGGCACGGACCACCCTCACCATACGATATTACCCAAGATACACCTTCCAGCTCCGAGTTTTCTGCGAACTTAAAACCGAGCCAACCCACCCACGTGCAACCCTCTTTTTCAAATGGTTCCGAAGAAGTATATTTCTTTGCAATTTCGATAATTTCTTCTTCGCTTCTATTCTTGGCAACATCAGTAAGCATGCTCATTAGTTGCTTCTGTGTTTCTTTATACTCGTGCAACTCTTGGTCACGGTAAGTAAGAGTTATGCCATTATCCATAAGCGCGTAAAGCCAATAAAGATTACTTACAATCAGCAACACGCCCAGGATAACTACGATCTTCTTCATCTATTGCCTTCTAACGCCGCACGCAGCCGCGGCTTACTTTGTGTGCTTTTTGCACGAAAATAGGAGCGCAGCGACCGTGCGAAAAGCACACAAAGTAAGACGTCGGTTGCCGTGCCTTGTTAAGTTTTGGTGTTACATTATTTGGCATCGCCCCTTGCTAACCGTTTGGCATGCAAAAGCATTTCTTGATATTGCAAAGATATTGTGGATGGCAACTCTGCAAAATCAGTTTGGGGCGCCTCGGTATAAATTCTTGGAATACCCTCTAGTTCATCCGAACTATCTGCCAGTACTTGAATTCGATTGAGCTCCGCAGTTAGCTTTGGAGACTTGTCTATAGCTTCGCACTCTTCAATTAAGGTGCGAGCCATCACGCGAATTCGTCTCCATGCTACGTTGCTCATTGATGCCTCCTGAAACTTAACGCCCAGCGCAGGCGCAGCCAGCGCGGAGCGTTTTTTGTGTTAATGTTTGAGCGCAGCGAGTAACACAAAAAGTGCGTAGCGTTGGCTGTCGCTCTGCCGCTGTTTGTTATGTGTGGATCTCGAAACGGAGCTCCCCACCTGTGATTTTGACGTCGCCGAAATCTCCTGACAGCTCAAAATTTCCCTCTAACATCGAAAGAGAATCGATATTACCGTAATCGATAGTTCCATCTAGATCATAATTTGGCCTTACCGAGTTCTTGGATAGAAGGCCTGTAACTCTCTTTGGACCAATGATCTGCAAAGTAGCTTTCCGGTAGCAAGTGTATTCCGAGAGTTTTGGTTTTTTATAGTACTTTGATTCAGGCCAAATACTTGCTTCCAGTTCGAAAACCACCCGATCTGCTGCGCATTGCCAATCCAGAACGAAGGAATCATTTAAATCAATTCCTCTGAATATCTCAATTTGATTCCAGTTCATACTCGTCTACACATAACGCCGCAAACAGGGGCGCGCCTTAGCGCGTCCCGGCCGCAGGCCCTTGCTGCTTTGCCTTGTTAGCAGTTGATTAGTGCTGCATGACTTGATGAACAATTTCATGCACTCGATCCATTGTGATGCCATTATGTTGTTCTTGTGCCAGCGGGTGATCAGATGACTGTAAAATAACTAGCGGAACAACCCCAACTGGCTGAGTTTGTACATCTGCTTTCAGGTGCAATGTCTCGGGGTAACAAGGGAGATTTGTCATAAGCCAGCCAAAAAATGGCTCTGAATTCTCTCTGCCTTCAGAATCCCAATTCTCACTCATTTGGTCGAAACTTTGCTCGCTTAGAGAAACCCAAACCGACCAAATAAAAACCTCACCGGTATCTATAACAGGAAGCTCAATGTGACCTCTTACAAAGAAATGCTTTCCGTCAACAATACACTGGTCTGAATTTTCCTCTACGCGACCTTCGTACTCATTTTCTGGAACCATAAGGGACGCCGGCGATCTTCCCCCAAAACACATTGGAACTTCGCCAAGATCACAATTACATACTTTGCACTTGCTCATATCTGTGTACTGCTAACGCCCACAGCAGGGGCGGCTTACCTTGTGCGCCATTTGCGCGAAAATGGGAGCGAAGCGACCCGCGCAAAAGGTGCACAAGGTAAGACGTCCCGCGGAGGCCCGAAGGGCCGTAGCATACTGCCTGTGATTGTTAGAGTTGGCGGACTCAGAACCTGGAATCGTTCTCACAGGGAACGCCATCATTATCTCCATCCATTTTTGTATTAGGACAGTTTCTTATGAAGAAAACCGCCTCTTCTCGAGACGTCATTTGACTACAATGCTGCCGCCCATCGCATTTAAACTTTTGATATGAAGCCTGGCTAGATTTCACTGGTTCCTTGGATGGTGAAAGTTTGATTGTCTCCATACCATCTACGGAACGACCAACTTTCTCTACTTCGTAGTCTCCCCAGCGATCCCCATGAGCAGCGAATTTATCCTGGTAGAGCTTCCAGCCAGCGAATGCCAATAAGCCGAAAATTACTATTTTTTTCATTATTACCACTCAAAACTCTAACGCCCGCAGCAGGGGCGACCAATGCTATGCACATTTTGTGCGAAACTGGGAGCGTAGCGACCCGCACAAAATGTGCATAGCGTTGGGCGTCCCGCGGAGGCCCGGAGGGCCGTAGCAAACTGCCTGCGATTGTTAGAAGGCTTCATGGCACGGACCACCCTCACCATACGATATTACCCAAGATACACCTTCCAGCTCCGAGTTTTCTGCGAACTTAAAACCGAGCCAACCCACCCACGTGCAACCCTCTTTTTCAAATGGTTCCGAAGAAGTATATTTCTTTGCAATTTCGATAATTTCTTCTTCGCTTCTATTCTTGGCAACATCAGTAAGCATGCTCATTAGTTGCTTCTGTGTTTCTTTATACTCGTGCAACTCTTGGTCACGGTAAGTAAGAGTTATGCCATTATCCATAAGCGCGTAAAGCCAATAAAGATTACTTACAATCAGCAACACGCCCAGGATAACTACGATCTTCTTCATCTATTGCCTTCTAACGCCGCCAGCAGGGGCAGCTTACCTTGAGCGCGTTTTGCGCAAAAATGGGAGCGCAGCGACCCGCGCAAAGCGTGCACAAGGTAAGCTGTCCCGCGGAGGGCCGAAGGCCCGCAGCATCCTGCCTGGCTTTGTTAACTGTTGCCTGGCAACAGGTCGTAGCGCCGAAATAGAGCATAAATGGCATAGGCCAAAAGTACGTAAACTGAACCTATTACAACACTAGTCGGAACAGCGAAGAGTGCTACCACCGCAAGAAATTTTAACCCTTCAACTGCGCCTGCATCCATAGCCGCTAAAAATGGAAACACCACCAATACAACGCTTAGAAAAACAATTGGTGCAAAACTGACCAGAACCATCATGCGAACATCTGGCTGGAACCAAATGTAAGTTCCATAGGCAACTGCAAATGGCACATAAAGCCAAACCCATAAATCCTGGAAGTGCTCCAATGGAATTAAAGCCGAAATTACCGGCATTAAAAAAACCGTGAACAAGTACAGAGCTTTTTTCATGCTTACAGTTAACGCCGCCAGCAGGGGCAGCTTACCTTATGCGCGTATTGCGCGAAAATGAGAGCGCAGCGACCCGCGCAATACGCGCATAAGGTAAGCTGTCCCGCGGAGGGCCGAAGGCCCGGAGCTTTACTGCCTGGCATTGTTATGTGCGCGCTTAGGGAGGAGATCTGAAAGCTGGTATAAATGTGGCAATGGACCACAAGTAATTGGCTCCCCATTTTTTGGCGAATATTCGTACTTTATTGAGACCTGCGCCTTTTTAAGAAACTCTTCGCTTATATAAATGTGTGAAATCTTGTACTTACTTATATCTATGCCGCTGAAGTCTTCTTCCGCAGGTCTTATCTGTAAATCTGCCGAAATATAGTTTTCGCTCTCATCTTCAACGTTCAATATTATGTACGAAACTGGAACCCCATTGTATTCACTCGGATAGTAGATGGTTACACCCTCTTCAAAAGAATTTTGCCATCTGTCCATTAAAACTTTAGGGCCGATCTGGTCTTCATCATCACAACCAACTGCCAA
It encodes:
- a CDS encoding SMI1/KNR4 family protein, with amino-acid sequence MEIEESNKHGPLFMEDLENFEKFLGARLPEDYRNFLIEHNGGSPEKYLVCWPGSSEPSEVWNDSLGLHNGPTYARLDSVADGLKDYLPEGILPFASDPGGNHFCIGISVEYTGKIYFWDHEESDSEKSISLLSDSFSNFIANLVGDEDA
- a CDS encoding DUF2489 domain-containing protein; its protein translation is MKMNHEEYIEKKRKRSAAVASGMLDGTIHYLEGAIELASLRFEVGIPENDKDFLAFTVISSETDHLPIGPSRQYWSQEALVRHEPEIQNTIAWAKEISLSECKSIVARFNA
- a CDS encoding DUF2199 domain-containing protein; translation: MSKCKVCNCDLGEVPMCFGGRSPASLMVPENEYEGRVEENSDQCIVDGKHFFVRGHIELPVIDTGEVFIWSVWVSLSEQSFDQMSENWDSEGRENSEPFFGWLMTNLPCYPETLHLKADVQTQPVGVVPLVILQSSDHPLAQEQHNGITMDRVHEIVHQVMQH
- a CDS encoding excalibur calcium-binding domain-containing protein, with protein sequence MKKIVIFGLLAFAGWKLYQDKFAAHGDRWGDYEVEKVGRSVDGMETIKLSPSKEPVKSSQASYQKFKCDGRQHCSQMTSREEAVFFIRNCPNTKMDGDNDGVPCENDSRF